The genomic interval AGAGAACGCCGCCGGCCGTGCGCCCACCGGGCCGCCTCCCACCTCGCCCGCCGCCCCCGACACCAGCGTCCACGTGCCGGGACACCCCGCCTGCGGCGCGAACACCTCCAGCGCATGAACGTGTCCGCTGAGCAGCGCGTCCGCCTGACCACACACCACGCCGTACAGCTCACGCACCGCGTCACCCCGCTGGAACGCGAACGGCAGCCCGTCATACGCGCCGGCGTCCCCATGCCGCCCATTGCTGAACAGAGGATGATGCCCCAGCACCAGCCGCCACCGCGCGCCGCTGCCCCGCACCGCGCCGGCCAGCCACGTCCGCTGCGCCGTGTCCCACGCGCCGCCCGGCCGCTCCTCCGGCCGGACCCCCGGCACATACGCCGCCAGGGGCGCCGTATCCACCGCGAAAAACTCCACCAGCGCCCCCACCGCAGCCCGGTACGTCCGCGCCGGCATCACCCACTGCGGATTCAGGTGCCCGTACGCCACCTGCGCCTCGGCACCCCGCGGGTCTGCACCGTCCCCCCCCACCTGCCACGACTCATCGTGATTCCCGGGAATCATCAGGAACGGCACCCCCAGCGGCCCGTACACGTCCGCAAAACGCTCCCGCAGCAGCGGCGAACCCGGGTCACGCGGTCCGGCCGGGTAGATGTTGTCCCCTAGCCCCACCCCCAGGTCGCAGCCTTCACGCGCGCACACCTGCCGCATGGCGGCTGCCACGCGCCGCTGCACTTCCGTGCCCGTGCCCTGATCCCCCATAACCAGAACCCGCAGGTGCTCTGTGGGCAGTGCCGGCAGCGTGGCCTGAACGTCCGGACCCGTGACCGCTCTGCTCGTTGCCGGAGCGCACGCTGCCAGTCCGGCCAGCAGCACCACGCCCAGCAGTCCCCGCCCCAAAGTTGGCATCATGCGTCTACTTTCTCTCCTAGACTGAGCTCACGCAAGGGAACAGGGAGAACCACATGAACGATTTTATTAATGTCATCCGCAACAACTACGCCAACTTCCAGGGCCGCGCCCGCCGCCGCGAGTACTGGATGTTCACGCTGATCTCCACGATCATTGCCATGGTCCTCAGCATTCCCGTCTATGGCGCCGCCATCGGCATGGCCGTCCAGGCCGACTCCACCGGCGCGCCCGGCGCGGGCTTCACCGGCATCACCCTGATCTTCAGCCTGCTGCTGCTGATCTACGCCCTCGCCGTGATGATCCCCAGCATCGCCGTGACCGTCCGCCGCCTCCACGACGCCGGTTTCAGCGGCTGGCTGTACCTGCTCAACCTGATCCCCGTGGGCAGTCTGGTTGTGCTGGTCCTGTGCATCCTGGACAGCAAACCCGGCGGCAACAAGTGGGGCCCCAACCCCAAAGGGATCTCCGACGGCCCCACGCCCGCCCAGAACTGGTAAGACATCGCCTCCAGCCGCCCCGCCCAGAGCGGGGCGGCTGCCGTTACCCCAGCAGGCCGGCACTCGCGACGGAATCCGCCGGTCTCCATCTTCCCCAAAGTTCGTGACCGTGTTCCGAACAAGCTGCGGCAGCAGCGCCCGGAAATCCCCCGTGGTGGTCTGCCGCAGCGAGCCCGGCCTCAGCACTGCGCGCCCCGCCACCACCGGCCGGGGTGCCACCCACGCCCGGCTGCGTCCGCAGGAAAAAGGCACTGATGGCCAGGCCTTAAGCCGGCAGCCCCAGGCCACTGTCATCAAAGTCAAACACGCTCAGTCGGCCCCGGCACCACCGCAGGTTCCCGCTATGCAGGTCCGCATACAGCTGACCAGCACCTCGCCCATCCTGTGCCGCGCTTTCAGCACCACGCTCAGGCTCACCGGCGTGCGGAACTCATCAGACTTCAGGTGGTCCCCCAGATTCATCATCGGACCGCGCATGGACAGCAGCGTCGTCCCCGGCGGAGCGCGGAACTCCGCGCGTGCTCATGCAACTGCGCCGCACCTCCCCCTACCGCAAACTCCTGCTCCGCCGGGCCGGTCCGATCCAGATTCGATCCGACAGCCACGAGAACAATGCCGCAGGCAATTCACGGCTCAGCGCGCGTCCTTCCACACGAAACTCACCAGCACTTCGTCCCGGCGAGGCTGCGGAACAGGCACGTTCAGCGGGGTCCCCCGGGTCAGCCCCGCCATTTCCGCCCCGCTCTGCGCAAGGCATTCACAGTCAGCCGCAACGCAAACCGCTCCCCTCCAGCGGTGTCGACACGGAACGTCGTGTTGTACCCGTGATTCAGCAGCGACAGGTCGCGCACCTCCAGCGGACCTCGCGCCTATCAGCAGGGAAGACCGGACGCGGCCGCCAGGCGTGCTGCCCATGCACAAGTGACCAAATGCTTGATTAGTGGCTTGTCAGCAATGGTTTTTCAGGTGCCTCGGCGGCGTTTATATAATGGGTTCGATGCCGAATGTGCCTTCGTCTGACCCGCTGACACCCATAAAAGGGTTTGTGAATGGTAAGCTGAATCCATCTGACTTTGCCGCCGCGCTGTACACCGATTCCGAACTTGAACAGCTCTTGCGCGACGCAAAATCCATACCCCCCTATTCGACATCCCAGGCAAACAACCTGTTCCAATTTCTTATCGAGCTGAACTTCACAAGGACACGTGATATTCGAAACGCGCAGGACGCGTTGTCTGCACTGCTCTCAGCTATGGGAGAGCCACACGCGAAGTCAGAGGCGCTCGCATCAAGAGCGCACCTTCTCCTGAACGTGCAACCGAAATGGCTGGATCTCGACGAAGATGACTTCAATCGTCTCGTTCAGGATGCGGGGAACCGACATGGCCAAGAGTTGAGGGCATGGTTAAAAGCCGAGGTCCGTCGGCGCTTCAGATACGTGTCGCATCCTCCAAAGTGGTTGCAGGCACCTCGCTGGCCTGTTCGCGAAGGCAATCCTCTCATTTTTGTCGGACAGCTGTCGTTGAACGGCCTGTTGCACGATAATGCTCAGGTGTACGTGTTTATGTGGAAGGGCACGGGAGAAATTGAAACTGTCGTCCAGACTGCATAACAATGCTCGGGATCCACACCACAAAACGACAGACCAAAGTTGACATGCCATTAGCCGCGAAGTCGGCAGAAGCAGCGTGTCTGCCAAACCTGGGCTGCACGCTCCCAGAACGACACTGCCCTTGCTACGCCGGTAAGGGAGCGGAGCCATTTCCCTCCGTCTGAGCAACTCGATCCCTGGAAAACGAACTCCCACCCGTCCAACGCGGATACGTATCTGGCTCAGCTGCACCAAGCGGGCCGAAGCAGTCGCTGGCACCTCTTCTGGATCATGGGGCATGGAGGACCAGACCGTCTGCCCGATCCACTGGAAGCGAGCCGCATTGACCCCGCAAGCCGCTCACAGGCTCCCTCGGGCAGGAACTCGCGGCCTGGTGCTGCGAACGGTGAGCCAGTTGGCGGGTTGCCGCGTGCGGCGGCGGGCAGTATCCTGCGTTCATGAAGCTTGCGCCCCGTCACTCCGGTCTGGTGATGCGAGGCAGTAAGCTGCACCGAATGCCTGCGCGGCCCGGTCTGAGCACCCGAACTCTGAGCGCCTGAGAACCCAGTAGCGGTTTTCAGGCGTTTCTCTGGGCTTGAGGCCAGACCGGGTCTGTTCTATTCACGGCCAGCAGCAGACAGCTGCGGCCAGTCACGAGAGGTTCACGATGCACGTCATTCTCCCTGATGGTAAACAACTCGAACTGAACGCCGGCGCGACCGCGCTGGACGCCGCAAAAGCCATCGGTCCGCGCCTCGCTCAGGACGCGCTGGCCGCCACCGCCAACGGCGACCTGGTGGACCTGATGACGCCCCTGCCCGACGGCGCGCGCATCACGCTGATCACCAAGAAAAACCCCGCAGACGCCGCGCCGCTGTTCCGGCACTCCCTCGGCCACGTGATGAGCCAGGCGGTCGGAGAGTACTACCAGGCCAAGGGGTACGGCGCGGACGTCGTCAAGCGCGGCGTGGGCCCCAGCATCGAGAACGGCTGGTACCAGGACTTCGATCTGCCGGAACCCCTGAAAGAGGAAGACCTGCCGGAAATCGAGCGGCTCATGCGGGACATCATCGCGCGCGGTCTCGACTTCCAGCGGCGCGAAGTGAGCAAAGAGGAAGGGCTGGCGCAGTTCCCGCACGATCCGTACAAGCAGGAACTCATTCAGGGCCTTCCTGAAGACGAGCCCATCACGTTCTACCAGCAGGGCGATTACGTGGACCTGTGCCGCGGTCCGCACTTCCCCAACACGGGCCGCCTGCCCGGCGCGTTCAAGCTGATGAGCACGTCCGGCGCGTACTGGCGCGGCAACGAGAAAAACCCCATTCTCCAGCGCGTTTACGGCGTGGCGTTCGCCACGCAGAAGGAACTGGACGACCACCTGCACGCCCTGGAAGAAGCCAGGCGGCGCGACCACCGCAAACTGGGCAAAGAACTGGAACTTTTCACGATTGACCCGCTGGTCGGCAAGGGCCTGCCCCTGTGGCTGCCGAACGGCACGGTGCTGCGCGAGGAACTGACCAGCTTCATGAAAGAGCAGCAGTTCCAGCGCGGCTACCAGGGAGTCATCACGCCGAACATCGGGAACCTGGACCTGTACCGCACGAGCGGACACTACGAGAAGTACGCCGACGGACAGTTCCGCCCGATTGAGGTGGATGACGAGGAGTACATGCTCAAACCCATGAACTGCCCGCATCACGTGCGGATCTACGCCAGCAAACCGCGCTCGTACCGCGACCTGCCGGTGCGACTCGCGGAGTTCGGCACGGTCTACCGCTACGAGCAGAGCGGCGAACTGAACGGCCTGACCCGCGTGCGGGGGTTCACGCAGGACGACGCCCACCTGTTCGTGCGGCCCGACCAGCTGAAAAAAGAATTCCTGGACGTGCTGAGCCTTACGGTGCTCGTCCTGAAGACCTTCGGCATGAACGAGGTGCGGTTCCGCGTCGGCACCCGCGACCCCGAAAGCGACAAGTACGTCGGTGACGAGGGCAACTGGGACCTTGCGGAACGCCAGATTATCGAGGCGGTCGAGGAAGTGGGGCTGCCGTACACCATCGAACCCGGTGACGCCGCCTTCTACGGGCCGAAACTGGACTTCGTGGTGAAGGACGTCCTGGGCCGGGAGTGGCAGCTGGGCACCATTCAGGTGGATTACAACCTTCCTGAACGCTTCGACATCAGTTACGTCGGTGAGGACGGCCAGGATCACCGCCCGATCATGATTCACCGCGCGCCCTTCGGCAGCATTGAGCGTTTCACCGGCATCCTGATCGAGCATTACGCCGGGGACTTCCCGCTGTGGCTCGCGCCGCGCCAGATCATGATCATTCCCATCGCCGACCGGCACAACGAGTACGCCTGGGCCCTGCGTGAAGAGCTGCACGCCGCGGGCCTGCGCGCCGAGGTGGACGACTCCAGCAACCGCATGAACGCGAAGGTTCGCACCGCTGAACTGAGCAAGATTCCCGTCATGCTTATCGTCGGGGACAAGGAACAGGAAGGCCGCGAGGTCAGCGTCCGCGAACGGACCCCTGAAGGACATAAGGAACGCAAGGGCATTGCCTTTAACGACCTCAAGAGCGAACTGCTCGAACGGTACAAGAACCGCGCGTAACAGGAGCGGAACAATCGAGCGTCCGGTCATGGTGACCGGGCGTCTTTTTTTTTTTGCATACGCCCCGATTTTCAGAGGCACAGGGAGAATGAGCTGAACAACTTGATCGCACGAAGCCACCCGCACTGCCGGGTCAGACTGGTGGCCTTGACTGCCGGGCCTGTAGGTCGGAGGTCATGTGGATGGGGGCACCGGAGGGTGATTCAGACCAAGATGAGTTGGCAGCTGCACTCATCCGGTTGTCTGGGCGGGCAGAAGTCAGCGTAGCGACCAGCCCCTGACTCGTGCCGCCAAGAAGCTCTGTCAGGCTGACGTCGACCACAAAGATGGCCCGGCCAGCAGCGCGGCGGGTCATTCCGCGGTGGAGCAGACTTGTGACCTGCAGAGAGGGTCGAGTCCCTTTGCCCCAAAGCCAGCAGGACGGAGCTGCCAGTCATCCTCTGATGACGCAGTTTCATAGCGTTGAAAGCTGCGACAGGCCTCCCTGGCGGTCATGTCTCCGTCCTGGCGCAATGACAGGATTAAACGGCTGGTTGTTCCACTGCTTTTGCTTTGCTCCTGACGTTCAAGCCTGAACTCCGGTACAGACCGGAACAGGACGGTCCCCGCAACAAGAAGGGCCAGCGGCCGCAGGGGAGGGGCAATATGCTCTCCCCCAGAAGCCTCTGATCCACCACAGCCGCAGGCCTGAGTTCCTGCAGGGCCTGATTGTACGCCTGTGCCTCGGTGAGGTCGCCCAGGGTCAGTTGCTGGAATTCGCCTGTGGCCGAGGGGTTGGTGCCGAGCCCCCTGGCAATCCTGACCGCGCAGGTCTCCGGTTGCCGCCCGGACGTGGCTTCGTTCCAGGCAGACCTGAACTTCAGGACGGACCGCAGGGCACATGCTGGGATTCGCGCTGAAAGATGAGTCCAACATGCCCATTGTCCGTGAGGCGGTTGTACCTGTGTCTTAGTCCGCCAGCGTCAATGGGACGCGTTTCAGCCACCAGCAGGTACGTCCTTCCAGAGGTGCCGGGCAGGGGACAGGGTGCCTTGCCTGAAGCTGAACTGGCCGCCGGTACAGCACTGCACTTGCTGAATGAGGCGCAGGCCGTCAAAAGGTGGCGAGAGACAGGAAATTCACCGATCCCAAGAGGAGGTGGCGTTCTGTCCCCTTACTTTGCATTGCTGCATGGCGCCTCCGGGAAGTCGCAGAGGTTCAGTTCACCAGGAAAAGCCCGCTTTACCGGAACAGGCGCAGACGTTCCTCGATCACGCTGGCCGCACCAGGCCTGGCGGTGGTGACTGCACGGATCCGCGCGAACTCCTGCATGTCACCATAATCAGTGAGTTTCATGCCATTCAGAAACACAGTGGGTGTCCCCTGGACGCCCAAGCTCAGGCCCACCCGGTACTGCGCGTCAACGCTGGTCTTGAAGGTGCGCTGCCCCAGGCATGTCTTGAACGCCGCCGTGTCCAGGCCCGCGGCCCTGGCGTAGACGCTGTACCTGCCGGGCGCATCCTTCGGATTTAAAGGTGTCCAGGTGGCCGCATTGGCGAACAGCTGATCTGCGAACGGCCAGAACTTCCCCTGCGCCAGCGCGCACTCACTCGCCTCAGCGGCGCCCAGGGCGTTGCGGTGGAACGACAGCGGGAACTCGTAGTGCACCACGCGGTAGGTGCCACTGGCCTTGCGCCACGCCGGCATCGCCTTGTCCCACATGAGCTTGCAGTACGGACACTGGAAATCACTGAAGATCCGCAGCACATTCGGCGCCTCGGCACTTCCAGTGACGGCCCAGGCGGGTGGGAAGGCGCTGTCCGGCCAGACCTTCATGGCCACATACCCCAGGTACCGCGGCGCACTGGCGTCCCCAGTGACTTTCAGGGCGATCAGGTCGGTCGCGCCCTCATCAGTCACGTCCACAAACCCCTGGCGGGCCGCCGTCAGCAGTTTTGGGTCGGACAGGCTCTGCTGCAACTTTGGGAGGTTGGCTGCCTCCAGCCCCCAACCGGCGCCAATGCCCCGTGCCAACCCTTCAATCGAGTCGGTTTGAGTCAGTACACCAACCACCAGCCCGCCCACAACGTCCAGGGTCACCGTGGAACTGGCGCTGTGAAACGTGAGGCCCTGAAGGTTAAACCCGGACAGCAGTGGCTGCGCGGCCGTCGCGCCGGGCGTCGCCATCAGCTGGGCGGAAGCGCCTGTTCCCAACAGGACAGAGAGGATCATGATGCGGGCTGGTCCACGCAGAGTGCTGCTCATGAAAAGCAGTCTAGAGTGCGCGCGGGGCCAGCAAAGCAGGAGAAGAGCCCCACCCCTGTTTACAGGTCTGAACGTCCGTGCTAACATTCCTTCCGCTGGAGAGGAAGGACCCACCAGCCGCCCGCAGGCGACAGCAAAAGCCAGACGGCACGGCGCTGTAGCCAAGTGGTAAGGCAGAGGTCTGCAAAACCTCCACCACCGGTTCGAGTCCGGTCAGCGCCTCCAAACTTTACCCGTAGAACCGTAGCTCAGGGGTAGAGCACTACCTTGACACGGTAGGGGTCAGGGGTTCAAATCCCCTCGGTTCTACCAGCAGAACTCTCGTCTAGGCGGGAGTTTTTTCTTTTGCATGTTCATCACTGAGGGCGCTTGGTAGCAGCGCTGATAGCAACTGTCTACAACTCCAGTGGATCCAGGTCCAACGGGTCCGGCCGGGTGCTCAGGTTCTTGAGGATCAGCACGGCCTTCTCGCGCTGCTCTTCGAACACGTGCCCGTACACGTCCGGCGTGAGGCTCGCGCGGCTGTGCCCGAGGCGGTCTGCCAGCGCCTTGGGGTC from Deinococcus taeanensis carries:
- a CDS encoding phosphotransferase, with translation MYADLHSGNLRWCRGRLSVFDFDDSGLGLPA
- a CDS encoding DUF805 domain-containing protein; protein product: MNDFINVIRNNYANFQGRARRREYWMFTLISTIIAMVLSIPVYGAAIGMAVQADSTGAPGAGFTGITLIFSLLLLIYALAVMIPSIAVTVRRLHDAGFSGWLYLLNLIPVGSLVVLVLCILDSKPGGNKWGPNPKGISDGPTPAQNW
- the thrS gene encoding threonine--tRNA ligase gives rise to the protein MHVILPDGKQLELNAGATALDAAKAIGPRLAQDALAATANGDLVDLMTPLPDGARITLITKKNPADAAPLFRHSLGHVMSQAVGEYYQAKGYGADVVKRGVGPSIENGWYQDFDLPEPLKEEDLPEIERLMRDIIARGLDFQRREVSKEEGLAQFPHDPYKQELIQGLPEDEPITFYQQGDYVDLCRGPHFPNTGRLPGAFKLMSTSGAYWRGNEKNPILQRVYGVAFATQKELDDHLHALEEARRRDHRKLGKELELFTIDPLVGKGLPLWLPNGTVLREELTSFMKEQQFQRGYQGVITPNIGNLDLYRTSGHYEKYADGQFRPIEVDDEEYMLKPMNCPHHVRIYASKPRSYRDLPVRLAEFGTVYRYEQSGELNGLTRVRGFTQDDAHLFVRPDQLKKEFLDVLSLTVLVLKTFGMNEVRFRVGTRDPESDKYVGDEGNWDLAERQIIEAVEEVGLPYTIEPGDAAFYGPKLDFVVKDVLGREWQLGTIQVDYNLPERFDISYVGEDGQDHRPIMIHRAPFGSIERFTGILIEHYAGDFPLWLAPRQIMIIPIADRHNEYAWALREELHAAGLRAEVDDSSNRMNAKVRTAELSKIPVMLIVGDKEQEGREVSVRERTPEGHKERKGIAFNDLKSELLERYKNRA
- a CDS encoding tyrosine-type recombinase/integrase, which produces MVRPAGSSPGRRIRIHDIRHTYASLAIYQGLDPKALADRLGHSRASLTPDVYGHVFEEQREKAVLILKNLSTRPDPLDLDPLEL
- a CDS encoding DsbA family protein yields the protein MSSTLRGPARIMILSVLLGTGASAQLMATPGATAAQPLLSGFNLQGLTFHSASSTVTLDVVGGLVVGVLTQTDSIEGLARGIGAGWGLEAANLPKLQQSLSDPKLLTAARQGFVDVTDEGATDLIALKVTGDASAPRYLGYVAMKVWPDSAFPPAWAVTGSAEAPNVLRIFSDFQCPYCKLMWDKAMPAWRKASGTYRVVHYEFPLSFHRNALGAAEASECALAQGKFWPFADQLFANAATWTPLNPKDAPGRYSVYARAAGLDTAAFKTCLGQRTFKTSVDAQYRVGLSLGVQGTPTVFLNGMKLTDYGDMQEFARIRAVTTARPGAASVIEERLRLFR
- a CDS encoding metallophosphoesterase, which codes for MMPTLGRGLLGVVLLAGLAACAPATSRAVTGPDVQATLPALPTEHLRVLVMGDQGTGTEVQRRVAAAMRQVCAREGCDLGVGLGDNIYPAGPRDPGSPLLRERFADVYGPLGVPFLMIPGNHDESWQVGGDGADPRGAEAQVAYGHLNPQWVMPARTYRAAVGALVEFFAVDTAPLAAYVPGVRPEERPGGAWDTAQRTWLAGAVRGSGARWRLVLGHHPLFSNGRHGDAGAYDGLPFAFQRGDAVRELYGVVCGQADALLSGHVHALEVFAPQAGCPGTWTLVSGAAGEVGGGPVGARPAAFSAFSAPGFLRLDVTPGTLVVWAYTVSEDGTVTAREAARLTKSLK